The following proteins are co-located in the Streptomyces bottropensis ATCC 25435 genome:
- a CDS encoding BTAD domain-containing putative transcriptional regulator, with amino-acid sequence MDPVRYRILGTTQALQPDGTPVPVGGARLRALLTVLALRQGRTMPAATLVDEVWADDPPADAPAALQALVGRLRRALGPGAIASLNGGYRLAATRDDIDLHRFERLAQEGARALADGDPAKAADVLDDALALWQGPPLADLPDRAAEAARWETRRLDAHRTRLTAALALGRADSALPDLTALCDTHPLDEPLQFLRLQALRDTGRTAQALAAYEEVRRLLSARLGTSPGPALGRLHAELLRADEPAPRQGRGEPRDRPAPHPHPTRAPGNLRARLTSFVGRDTDIDTIRHDLTSTRLVTLLGPGGAGKTRLSQEAGEAVAEAMPDGVWLAELAPVDDPANVPETVLTALGARETVLRGARAEEMRVAADRKDDPLARLAEHCAGRRMLLILDNCEHVVDAAAHLVDQLLQRCPTLTVLATSREPLGVPGELLRPVEPLTEPHALRLLADRGAAARPGFTVAADPEAAAEICRRLDGLPLAIELAAARLRMLTPRQIADRLDDRFRLLTSGSRTVLPRQQTLRAVVDWSWELLDEDERYVLRRLSVFAGGCDLAAAEAVCGPAALEALGSLVDKSLVVAAPSAVPAAGEMRYRLLETVVEYAGERLDETGTRPAAARAHLTYYRELVRTTDPLLRGSGQRAAIELLELEYENIRTALRHAVAERDEQEALCLTLSLCWYWQMRDLKTEARHWSAQVKELGPDPFTAPARPVPDLRERMVERPPPMSPAVLDEARRGVHLVHLACMDMELPVWETPESQEKLRVISATYRPGQPQTCRFPGFMWFYAVLLTGDMDRLRAILDANIDTCRALGFTWELGQTLQMRANILANRTDWAGDAPADAEESLEIFDRLGDAWGAAEALSARGEFLERKGEFELAAADFERAIEYAERLGANAQLGMLGVRLGSVYIESGDAERGEKLLFDVLEAGRRAAGGAVPAARLFLAIRLGRSGRTVEAREQLALLREDFHAADFVLFAGFVIGVEGWLETMDGQYEEALRLMREALDRSLDRLSQMVAPHMPAIHLVTAAISLTGVDGGARALDAARLLGAADALLPPGHFSSPMEAESRARAEAVTRAALGDAAYERAYAEGGALTPREAAALV; translated from the coding sequence ATGGACCCTGTGCGCTACCGCATCCTCGGCACCACCCAGGCACTGCAGCCCGACGGCACCCCCGTCCCCGTCGGGGGCGCCCGGCTGCGCGCCCTGCTGACCGTGCTCGCGCTGCGCCAGGGCCGTACGATGCCCGCGGCCACCCTCGTCGACGAGGTGTGGGCCGACGATCCGCCCGCCGACGCGCCGGCCGCGCTGCAGGCGCTGGTCGGCCGGCTGCGCAGGGCCCTTGGCCCGGGCGCGATCGCCTCACTGAACGGCGGCTACCGCCTCGCGGCGACACGGGACGACATCGACCTGCACCGCTTCGAACGTCTCGCGCAGGAGGGCGCCCGCGCGCTCGCCGACGGCGATCCGGCCAAGGCCGCCGACGTCCTCGACGACGCGCTGGCCCTCTGGCAGGGCCCGCCGCTGGCCGACCTCCCCGACCGCGCCGCCGAGGCCGCCCGCTGGGAGACCCGCCGCCTCGACGCCCACCGCACCCGCCTCACCGCCGCTCTCGCCCTCGGCCGCGCCGACTCCGCACTCCCGGACCTCACAGCCCTCTGCGACACCCACCCCCTCGACGAACCCCTCCAGTTCCTCCGCCTCCAGGCCCTGCGGGACACCGGCCGCACGGCACAGGCCCTGGCGGCCTACGAGGAGGTACGCCGCCTCCTGTCGGCCCGCCTGGGCACGAGCCCGGGCCCGGCACTCGGCAGACTGCACGCGGAACTCCTGCGAGCGGACGAACCAGCGCCCCGTCAGGGGCGCGGGGAACCGCGCGACCGGCCCGCGCCGCACCCCCACCCCACCCGCGCCCCCGGCAATCTCCGCGCCCGTCTCACCTCGTTCGTCGGCCGGGACACCGACATCGACACCATCCGCCACGACCTCACCAGCACCCGCCTCGTCACCCTTCTCGGCCCCGGCGGCGCGGGCAAGACCCGCCTCTCCCAGGAGGCCGGCGAGGCGGTCGCCGAGGCCATGCCGGACGGCGTCTGGCTCGCCGAACTCGCCCCCGTGGACGACCCCGCGAACGTTCCGGAGACCGTCCTCACCGCCCTCGGCGCGCGCGAGACCGTCCTGCGCGGCGCCCGCGCCGAGGAGATGCGCGTCGCGGCGGACCGCAAGGACGACCCGCTGGCCCGCCTCGCCGAACACTGCGCCGGGCGCCGCATGCTGCTGATTCTCGACAACTGCGAACACGTCGTGGACGCCGCCGCCCATCTCGTCGACCAGCTCCTCCAGCGCTGCCCGACGCTGACCGTCCTCGCCACCAGCCGCGAACCCCTCGGCGTACCGGGGGAGTTGCTGCGCCCGGTGGAGCCGCTGACGGAGCCCCACGCGCTGCGCCTGCTGGCCGACCGGGGGGCGGCCGCCCGGCCCGGTTTCACCGTCGCCGCCGACCCGGAGGCGGCCGCCGAGATCTGCCGCCGCCTCGACGGACTGCCCCTCGCCATCGAGCTGGCGGCGGCCCGGCTGCGCATGCTGACGCCCCGCCAGATCGCCGACCGCCTCGACGACCGCTTCCGGCTGCTCACCTCGGGCAGCCGTACCGTCCTGCCCCGGCAGCAGACCCTACGCGCGGTCGTCGACTGGTCCTGGGAGCTGCTCGACGAGGACGAACGGTACGTCCTGCGGCGGCTGTCGGTGTTCGCCGGCGGCTGCGACCTGGCCGCCGCCGAGGCCGTCTGCGGACCCGCCGCGCTGGAGGCGCTCGGCTCGCTCGTGGACAAGTCCCTCGTCGTGGCGGCCCCTTCGGCGGTTCCCGCGGCCGGCGAGATGCGCTACCGGCTCCTGGAGACCGTCGTCGAGTACGCGGGCGAACGGCTCGACGAGACCGGCACCCGCCCGGCAGCCGCACGGGCGCACCTCACGTACTACCGCGAACTCGTCCGCACCACCGACCCGTTGCTGCGCGGCTCCGGCCAGCGTGCCGCGATCGAGCTGCTGGAACTGGAGTACGAGAACATCCGCACCGCCCTCAGACACGCCGTCGCCGAGCGGGACGAGCAGGAGGCGCTCTGTCTGACGCTCTCGCTGTGCTGGTACTGGCAGATGCGTGACCTGAAGACCGAGGCCCGGCACTGGTCCGCCCAGGTCAAGGAACTCGGCCCGGACCCCTTCACCGCACCCGCCCGCCCCGTCCCGGACCTGCGGGAGCGCATGGTCGAACGCCCGCCGCCGATGAGTCCCGCCGTCCTGGACGAGGCCCGGCGCGGGGTGCATCTCGTCCATCTGGCCTGCATGGACATGGAACTGCCAGTGTGGGAGACCCCCGAGAGCCAGGAGAAACTCCGGGTCATCAGCGCGACCTACCGCCCGGGCCAGCCCCAGACCTGCCGCTTCCCCGGCTTCATGTGGTTCTACGCCGTCCTGCTGACCGGCGACATGGACCGGCTGCGCGCCATCCTCGACGCCAACATCGACACCTGCCGCGCCCTCGGCTTCACCTGGGAACTGGGCCAGACCCTGCAGATGCGGGCCAACATCCTCGCCAACCGTACCGACTGGGCGGGCGACGCCCCCGCGGACGCCGAGGAGTCGCTGGAGATCTTCGACCGGCTCGGGGACGCCTGGGGCGCCGCCGAGGCGCTCTCGGCGCGCGGCGAGTTCCTGGAGCGCAAGGGCGAGTTCGAGCTCGCCGCCGCGGACTTCGAGCGGGCCATCGAGTATGCCGAACGACTCGGCGCCAACGCCCAGTTGGGCATGCTCGGCGTCCGGCTCGGCAGCGTGTACATCGAGAGCGGCGACGCGGAGCGCGGCGAGAAATTGCTGTTCGACGTGTTGGAGGCCGGGCGCCGGGCCGCCGGCGGGGCGGTGCCCGCCGCCCGGCTCTTCCTCGCGATCCGGCTCGGCCGCAGCGGGCGCACGGTCGAGGCCCGCGAGCAGCTCGCCCTGCTGCGCGAAGACTTCCACGCCGCGGACTTCGTGCTCTTCGCCGGGTTCGTCATCGGCGTCGAGGGCTGGCTGGAGACGATGGACGGACAGTACGAGGAGGCGCTGCGGCTGATGCGCGAGGCGCTGGACCGGAGTCTGGACCGGCTGTCCCAGATGGTCGCGCCCCATATGCCCGCCATCCATCTCGTGACCGCGGCCATATCCCTGACGGGCGTCGACGGCGGTGCCCGCGCCCTCGACGCGGCCCGGCTCCTCGGCGCGGCCGACGCGCTGCTGCCGCCCGGCCACTTCTCCAGCCCGATGGAGGCCGAGTCCCGCGCCAGGGCCGAGGCCGTGACGCGGGCGGCGCTGGGCGACGCCGCGTACGAGCGGGCGTACGCCGAGGGCGGCGCCCTCACCCCGCGGGAGGCCGCCGCCCTCGTCTGA
- a CDS encoding site-2 protease family protein produces MTTAASRRSDRRISPVFMGIVAVMAVTGWATWTGFAEQPGLAVFLFVTSAWVVSLCLHEYAHARTALHSGDISIGAKGYLTLNPLKYTHALLSIVLPVVFVIMGGIGLPGGAVFIERGRIQGRWKHSLISAAGPLTNVAFAAVCTAPFWLGVTDGVPKAFLFALAFLAMLQVTAAILNFLPVPGLDGYGVVEPWLSYKIRRQVEPLAPFGLLLVFAVLWIPAVNGVFWDVIDAFMRGLGIEDQLSDCGYWLYRFWRADSDVCLTGM; encoded by the coding sequence ATGACCACCGCCGCGTCCCGCCGGAGCGACCGGAGGATCAGCCCCGTCTTCATGGGGATCGTGGCCGTCATGGCGGTCACCGGATGGGCCACGTGGACCGGGTTCGCCGAGCAGCCCGGTCTGGCCGTCTTCCTGTTCGTGACCTCGGCGTGGGTCGTCTCACTGTGTCTGCACGAGTACGCGCACGCCCGTACCGCGCTGCACAGCGGTGACATCTCCATCGGCGCCAAGGGCTATCTCACCCTCAATCCGCTGAAGTACACCCATGCCCTGCTCAGCATCGTGCTGCCGGTGGTCTTCGTGATCATGGGTGGGATCGGTCTGCCCGGTGGCGCGGTGTTCATCGAGCGGGGCCGTATCCAGGGCCGTTGGAAGCACAGTCTGATCTCGGCGGCGGGTCCGCTGACGAACGTCGCGTTCGCGGCCGTCTGCACCGCGCCCTTCTGGCTGGGGGTCACGGACGGTGTGCCGAAGGCGTTCCTCTTCGCCCTCGCCTTCCTCGCGATGCTCCAGGTCACGGCCGCGATCCTGAACTTCCTGCCGGTGCCCGGCCTGGACGGCTACGGCGTCGTCGAGCCCTGGCTGTCGTACAAGATCCGCCGCCAGGTGGAGCCGCTGGCGCCCTTCGGGCTGCTGCTGGTGTTCGCGGTCCTGTGGATCCCGGCGGTGAACGGGGTGTTCTGGGACGTCATCGACGCGTTCATGCGGGGCCTCGGGATCGAGGACCAGCTCTCCGACTGCGGCTACTGGCTCTACCGCTTCTGGCGCGCGGACAGCGACGTCTGCCTCACCGGGATGTGA
- the npdG gene encoding NADPH-dependent F420 reductase has protein sequence MTSTDSAQQPPAQVPAKAPAKDPWDLPDVSGLVVGVLGGTGPQGKGLAYRLAKAGQKVIIGSRAADRAQGVAEELGHGVEGADNAETARRSDIVIVAVPWDGHGKTLASLREELTGKLVVDCVNPLGFDKKGAFALKPEEGSAAEQAAALLPHSRVTAAFHHLSAVLLEDPEIEEIDTDVMVLGEERADVEIVQALAGRIPGMRGIFAGRLRNAHQVESLVANLISVNRRYKAHAGIRLTDV, from the coding sequence ATGACCTCTACTGACAGTGCACAGCAGCCCCCCGCGCAGGTCCCCGCGAAGGCCCCGGCCAAGGACCCCTGGGACCTGCCGGACGTGTCGGGGCTCGTCGTCGGCGTGCTCGGCGGCACCGGGCCGCAGGGCAAGGGCCTCGCGTACCGCCTCGCCAAGGCCGGCCAGAAGGTGATCATCGGGTCGCGGGCCGCCGACCGCGCCCAGGGCGTCGCCGAGGAGCTGGGACACGGCGTCGAGGGCGCCGACAACGCCGAGACCGCCCGCCGCAGCGACATCGTGATCGTCGCCGTACCGTGGGACGGCCACGGCAAGACCCTCGCGTCGCTGCGCGAGGAGCTGACCGGCAAGCTCGTCGTCGACTGCGTCAACCCGCTCGGCTTCGACAAGAAGGGCGCCTTCGCGCTGAAGCCGGAGGAGGGCAGCGCCGCCGAGCAGGCCGCCGCCCTGCTGCCTCACTCGCGCGTCACCGCCGCCTTCCACCACCTCTCCGCCGTCCTCCTCGAAGACCCGGAGATCGAGGAGATCGACACGGACGTGATGGTCCTCGGCGAGGAGCGGGCCGACGTCGAGATCGTGCAGGCGCTGGCCGGCCGAATCCCCGGCATGCGGGGCATCTTCGCGGGCCGGCTGCGCAACGCCCACCAGGTCGAGTCCCTGGTCGCGAACCTCATCTCCGTGAACCGCCGCTACAAGGCCCACGCGGGCATCCGCCTGACGGACGTGTAG
- a CDS encoding sialidase family protein, with product MTSIPTPESSIPFRAGREGYASFRIPAVVRTRSGDLLAFCEGRVGGREDFGNIDIVVKRSTDGGRTWGPPKVVAENGDALAGNPAPVVLDTGRILLVHVRNAAHATEDAIRRGTVSAADGRRVWVRHSDDEGATWSAPREITGQTKKPEWRWYATTPGHALQLSTGRVVVPANHSLPPAGADDGTEGRYNGGHCLLSDDAGATWRIGYVDDNTDGYVNANETTATELPDGRVYFNTRNDSPAPGTRADAHSTDGGESLVRPFRPQAGLVGPVVEGSVLQLRDPDLLLYSGPADPGFRALMTVRASTDHGVTWRPVHTVDGLPAAYSDLVRVDRDTVGLLYETGDFGAYETITFRRVPVTALT from the coding sequence GTGACCTCGATTCCGACGCCCGAGAGCAGCATCCCCTTCCGCGCCGGCCGTGAGGGGTACGCCAGTTTTCGGATCCCGGCGGTCGTGCGCACCCGGTCCGGTGATCTGCTCGCCTTCTGCGAGGGGCGGGTCGGTGGGCGGGAGGACTTCGGGAACATCGACATCGTGGTGAAGCGGTCGACGGACGGCGGCCGGACCTGGGGCCCGCCGAAGGTCGTCGCGGAGAACGGCGACGCCCTCGCGGGCAACCCCGCTCCCGTCGTCCTCGACACCGGCAGGATCCTGCTGGTCCACGTCCGCAACGCCGCCCACGCCACCGAGGACGCCATCCGCCGCGGCACCGTGAGCGCGGCGGACGGGCGCAGGGTGTGGGTGCGGCACAGCGACGACGAGGGGGCGACCTGGTCCGCCCCCAGGGAGATCACCGGGCAGACCAAGAAGCCCGAGTGGCGCTGGTACGCCACCACCCCCGGCCACGCCCTCCAGCTCTCCACCGGCCGCGTCGTCGTCCCCGCCAACCACTCCCTCCCGCCCGCCGGGGCGGACGACGGCACGGAGGGCAGGTACAACGGCGGGCACTGCCTGCTGAGCGACGACGCGGGCGCCACCTGGCGCATCGGCTACGTCGACGACAACACCGACGGCTACGTCAACGCCAACGAGACCACCGCCACCGAACTCCCCGACGGCCGCGTCTACTTCAACACCCGCAACGACTCCCCGGCCCCCGGCACCCGCGCCGACGCCCACTCCACCGACGGCGGCGAGAGCCTGGTCAGGCCCTTCCGCCCGCAGGCGGGCCTCGTCGGCCCGGTCGTCGAGGGCAGCGTCCTCCAGCTCCGCGACCCCGACCTGCTCCTCTACTCCGGCCCGGCCGACCCCGGCTTCCGCGCCCTGATGACCGTCCGCGCCAGCACCGACCACGGCGTCACCTGGCGCCCCGTCCACACCGTCGACGGGCTGCCCGCCGCGTACAGCGACCTCGTACGCGTCGACCGGGACACGGTCGGTCTGCTCTACGAGACGGGCGACTTCGGCGCGTACGAGACGATCACCTTCCGCCGGGTCCCCGTGACCGCGCTCACCTGA
- the map gene encoding type I methionyl aminopeptidase gives MSGQSLLAPGKLSPTRTVPGNIRRPEYVGKPAPTPYTGPEVQTPETIEAMRIAGRIAARAMAEAAKHIAPGVTTDELDRVAHEYMCDHGAYPSTLGYRGFPKSLCTSVNEVICHGIPDSTVLRDGDIVNLDVTAYIGGVHGDNNATYLVGDVDDESRLLVERTEESLARAIKAVRPGRQINIIGRVIESYAKRFGYGVVRDFTGHGINSSFHSGLIVPHYDSPHATTVIQTGMTFTIEPMLTLGSYDYDMWDDGWTVVTKDRRRTAQFEHTLVVTETGAEILTLP, from the coding sequence ATGTCTGGCCAGTCGCTGCTCGCACCGGGGAAGCTCTCCCCCACCCGTACCGTCCCGGGAAACATCCGCCGACCCGAGTACGTGGGCAAGCCCGCCCCGACTCCGTACACCGGGCCGGAGGTGCAGACGCCCGAGACCATCGAGGCGATGCGGATCGCCGGCCGGATCGCGGCGCGGGCGATGGCCGAGGCGGCCAAGCACATCGCCCCCGGCGTCACCACGGACGAGCTGGACCGGGTCGCGCACGAGTACATGTGCGACCACGGTGCCTACCCGTCGACGCTCGGCTACCGGGGCTTCCCGAAGTCGCTGTGCACCTCGGTCAACGAGGTCATCTGCCACGGCATCCCCGACTCGACCGTGCTGCGCGACGGCGACATCGTCAACCTGGACGTGACGGCGTACATCGGCGGCGTGCACGGCGACAACAACGCCACCTACCTGGTGGGGGACGTGGACGACGAGTCGCGTCTGCTCGTCGAGCGGACCGAGGAGTCCCTCGCCCGTGCCATCAAGGCCGTCAGGCCGGGGCGCCAGATCAACATCATCGGGCGGGTCATCGAGTCCTACGCGAAGCGGTTCGGGTACGGGGTCGTGCGGGACTTCACCGGGCACGGGATCAACTCGTCGTTCCACTCCGGCCTGATCGTCCCGCACTACGACTCCCCGCACGCCACCACGGTGATCCAGACCGGGATGACGTTCACCATCGAGCCGATGCTGACGCTCGGGTCGTACGACTACGACATGTGGGACGACGGCTGGACGGTCGTCACCAAGGACCGCAGGCGCACCGCCCAGTTCGAGCACACGCTGGTGGTGACGGAGACGGGCGCGGAGATCCTCACGCTGCCGTAG
- a CDS encoding heme oxygenase (biliverdin-producing) has product MNASVASDTAFSTLIRTASHEQHTEAESTTFMGDMLGGKLGVEAYARYTEQLWFVYEALESAAPGLAGDPVAGPFVQPELMRLPALERDLEHLRGPGWRATLTALPATEEYAARVAECGRSWAGGYVAHHYTRYLGDLSGGQIIRDRAEKTWGFARKGDGVRFYVFEEITNPAAFKRGYRQLLDRVRADDLEKQRIVSECKRAFALNTAVFLALGEEFPLSA; this is encoded by the coding sequence ATGAACGCGTCGGTCGCATCGGACACGGCGTTCTCCACGCTCATCCGCACCGCCTCGCACGAGCAGCACACCGAGGCGGAGTCCACGACGTTCATGGGAGACATGCTGGGCGGCAAACTCGGCGTCGAGGCGTACGCGCGGTACACCGAGCAGCTGTGGTTCGTGTACGAGGCCCTGGAGAGCGCCGCGCCGGGGCTGGCCGGCGACCCGGTCGCCGGGCCGTTCGTCCAGCCCGAGCTGATGCGGCTGCCCGCGCTGGAGCGGGACCTGGAGCATCTGCGCGGCCCCGGCTGGCGCGCGACGCTCACGGCGCTGCCGGCGACCGAGGAGTACGCGGCGCGGGTCGCCGAGTGCGGGCGTTCGTGGGCCGGCGGGTATGTGGCCCACCACTACACGCGCTACCTCGGCGACCTCTCCGGCGGACAGATCATCCGGGACCGGGCCGAGAAGACCTGGGGCTTCGCCAGGAAGGGCGACGGAGTCCGGTTCTACGTCTTCGAGGAGATCACCAACCCGGCCGCGTTCAAGCGGGGGTACCGGCAGCTGCTGGACCGGGTGCGGGCCGACGACCTGGAGAAGCAGCGGATCGTGAGTGAGTGCAAGCGGGCGTTCGCGCTGAACACCGCGGTCTTTCTCGCTCTGGGCGAGGAGTTCCCCCTGAGCGCATAG
- a CDS encoding PhzF family phenazine biosynthesis protein yields the protein MTDFDVLRVFCGPRGGYGNELGVVREGSVMPDRADRQEFAAKLGFSETVFVDDPERGVIDIYTPSLRLPFAGYPCVGAAWLLDVPELVTPAGVVGARLDGEFSWIEALPEWAPPRTFRQYASAAEIDDLRVPPPGEWIYAWAWEDEAAGRVRARAFPGRDDGIDEDEATGAAALQLTARLGRALNITQGAGSQLLTAPQPHGWVEVGGRVFLER from the coding sequence GTGACCGACTTCGACGTGCTGCGGGTGTTCTGCGGACCCCGCGGCGGATACGGCAACGAACTGGGCGTCGTCCGCGAGGGCTCCGTGATGCCCGACCGCGCCGACCGCCAGGAGTTCGCCGCCAAACTCGGCTTCAGCGAGACCGTGTTCGTGGACGACCCCGAGCGCGGGGTGATCGACATCTACACCCCCTCGCTGCGCCTGCCCTTCGCCGGATACCCATGCGTCGGCGCGGCCTGGCTCCTCGACGTGCCCGAACTGGTCACCCCGGCCGGGGTCGTCGGCGCCCGGCTGGACGGCGAGTTCAGCTGGATCGAGGCCCTGCCGGAGTGGGCCCCGCCCCGCACCTTCCGCCAGTACGCCTCCGCCGCCGAGATCGACGACCTGCGCGTACCGCCGCCCGGCGAGTGGATCTACGCCTGGGCCTGGGAGGACGAGGCGGCCGGACGCGTCCGTGCCCGCGCCTTCCCCGGCCGCGACGACGGCATCGACGAGGACGAGGCCACCGGTGCGGCGGCCCTGCAGCTGACCGCGCGGCTGGGCCGGGCCCTGAACATCACCCAGGGCGCGGGCTCCCAGCTCCTCACGGCACCGCAGCCGCACGGCTGGGTGGAGGTCGGGGGCAGGGTGTTCCTGGAGAGGTGA
- the efeO gene encoding iron uptake system protein EfeO: MRPLRLSVVTAATTAAALTALTGCTEKSSAGADGAIAVTATDTTCEVSKKEFPAGHVELDIENKGSKVTEVYLLFPDDRVVTERENIGPGTKQKVTAEVKAGDYRIACKPGMKGDGIRQDVKATGGGKVAARDPRLDKAVASYRKYAQAQADETIPLVKVFAEAVKDGDVEAAKKAYAPSRIGWERTEPVAESFGDIDPKVDVREDGLEEGQDPEKDWTGWHRLERSLWKDGKLTARDSELADQLVTDLEDWQKRVGKAEITPTSMANGAKELLDEVATGKVTGEEERYSHTDLVDFKANIEGAEESYALLKPVATENAPELTKELDQQFAALNTLLDKYRKDKTGYDFVSYDKVGKAEQKELSDAVNALAEPLSQLAAAVVK; encoded by the coding sequence ATGCGCCCCCTCAGACTGTCCGTCGTCACCGCCGCCACGACAGCGGCGGCCCTGACCGCTCTCACCGGCTGTACCGAGAAGAGCAGCGCGGGCGCGGACGGGGCCATCGCGGTGACCGCGACCGACACCACGTGCGAGGTGTCGAAGAAGGAGTTCCCGGCGGGCCACGTCGAGCTGGACATCGAGAACAAGGGCTCCAAGGTCACCGAGGTCTACCTCCTCTTCCCCGACGACCGCGTGGTCACCGAGCGCGAGAACATCGGCCCCGGCACCAAGCAGAAGGTCACCGCCGAGGTGAAGGCGGGCGACTACCGGATCGCCTGCAAGCCGGGCATGAAGGGCGACGGCATCCGGCAGGACGTCAAGGCCACCGGCGGCGGCAAGGTCGCCGCGCGCGATCCGCGGCTGGACAAGGCCGTCGCCTCCTACCGGAAGTACGCGCAGGCCCAGGCCGACGAGACGATCCCGTTGGTGAAGGTGTTCGCCGAGGCCGTCAAGGACGGCGACGTCGAGGCCGCGAAGAAGGCGTACGCGCCCTCCCGCATCGGCTGGGAGCGCACCGAGCCGGTCGCCGAGTCCTTCGGCGACATCGACCCGAAGGTCGATGTCCGCGAGGACGGGCTGGAGGAGGGCCAGGACCCGGAGAAGGACTGGACCGGCTGGCACCGCCTGGAGCGCTCGCTGTGGAAGGACGGCAAGCTCACCGCACGCGACTCCGAACTGGCCGACCAGCTGGTGACCGACCTGGAGGACTGGCAGAAGCGGGTCGGCAAGGCCGAGATCACCCCGACCTCCATGGCCAACGGCGCCAAGGAGCTCCTCGACGAGGTCGCCACCGGCAAGGTCACCGGCGAGGAGGAGCGCTACTCGCACACCGACCTCGTCGACTTCAAGGCCAACATCGAGGGCGCCGAGGAGTCGTACGCGCTGCTGAAGCCCGTCGCCACCGAGAACGCCCCGGAGCTGACGAAGGAACTCGACCAGCAGTTCGCGGCGCTGAACACGCTGCTCGACAAGTACCGCAAGGACAAGACGGGTTACGACTTCGTCTCCTACGACAAGGTCGGCAAGGCGGAGCAGAAGGAGCTGTCGGACGCGGTGAACGCGCTCGCCGAGCCCCTCTCGCAGCTCGCGGCAGCCGTGGTGAAGTGA
- the efeB gene encoding iron uptake transporter deferrochelatase/peroxidase subunit, with protein sequence MTAEDSPEPRPASESPRTPSRRALIGWGGAGLALGAAAAGGAVAAARTGDDAAPAAGAAVAFHGAHQAGIATPVQDRLHFAAFDVETDDRDAFVAMLKDWTAAARRMTAGKAVGDGAYGGLAQAPPDDTGEALGLKPSRLTLTIGFGPSLFDRFALAGRRPEALVDLPQFAGDNLDRARSGGDLCVQACADDPQVAVHAIRNLARIGFGKVSVRWSQLGFGKTSSTTPEAQTPRNLMGFKDGTRNIAGTETDRLKKFVWVGEKDVDANSAWMTGGSYLVARRIRMHIEPWDRTSLQEQEDIFGRDKGEGAPVGKAKERDEPFLKAMLPDAHVRLAHPDSNHGATLLRRGYSFTDGTDGLGRLDAGLFFLAYQRDVREGFIPVQRNLATDALNEYIQHVGSAIFAVPPGVRDADDWWGRALFSSSATKG encoded by the coding sequence ATGACCGCCGAGGACTCCCCCGAGCCCCGTCCCGCGTCCGAGAGCCCGCGTACTCCGTCGCGGCGTGCGCTGATCGGCTGGGGCGGTGCCGGGCTCGCGCTCGGTGCCGCCGCGGCCGGCGGCGCGGTCGCCGCGGCCCGTACCGGCGACGACGCGGCCCCCGCCGCCGGGGCTGCCGTCGCCTTCCACGGCGCCCACCAGGCCGGGATCGCCACGCCCGTGCAGGACCGCCTGCACTTCGCCGCGTTCGACGTGGAGACCGACGACCGCGACGCGTTCGTGGCCATGCTGAAGGACTGGACGGCCGCCGCGCGCCGGATGACCGCCGGGAAGGCGGTCGGCGACGGCGCGTACGGCGGTCTGGCTCAGGCCCCGCCGGACGACACCGGCGAGGCGCTGGGGCTGAAGCCGTCCCGGCTTACGCTGACCATCGGCTTCGGGCCCTCCCTGTTCGACAGGTTCGCACTGGCCGGGCGGCGGCCGGAGGCCCTCGTCGACCTGCCGCAGTTCGCCGGCGACAACCTGGACCGGGCGCGCAGCGGCGGCGACCTGTGCGTACAGGCCTGCGCCGACGACCCCCAGGTCGCGGTGCACGCCATCCGCAACCTCGCCCGCATCGGCTTCGGCAAGGTCTCGGTGCGCTGGTCCCAGCTCGGGTTCGGCAAGACCTCCTCGACCACGCCCGAGGCGCAGACCCCGCGCAACCTCATGGGATTCAAGGACGGCACCCGCAACATCGCGGGCACGGAGACGGACCGGCTGAAGAAGTTCGTCTGGGTGGGCGAGAAGGACGTCGACGCGAACTCGGCGTGGATGACCGGCGGTTCGTACCTCGTCGCCCGTCGCATCCGTATGCACATCGAGCCCTGGGACCGGACCTCGCTGCAGGAGCAGGAGGACATCTTCGGCCGCGACAAGGGCGAGGGCGCCCCGGTCGGCAAGGCGAAGGAGCGCGACGAGCCGTTCCTGAAGGCGATGCTGCCGGACGCGCACGTGCGGCTCGCGCACCCCGACTCCAACCACGGGGCCACGCTGCTGCGCCGCGGCTACTCCTTCACCGACGGCACGGACGGCCTCGGCCGCCTGGACGCGGGCCTGTTCTTCCTGGCCTACCAGCGCGATGTGCGCGAGGGCTTCATCCCGGTCCAGCGCAACCTGGCCACGGACGCGCTCAACGAGTACATCCAGCACGTGGGTTCGGCGATCTTCGCGGTACCGCCGGGCGTCCGCGACGCGGACGAC